A part of Chloroflexota bacterium genomic DNA contains:
- a CDS encoding PAS domain S-box protein encodes MTKPNVEYAPAPDELQAAAAGAARRGWFNATSRRAQMAAALAAFALYALAFFATYPLLGSAATSLSALPVIVAGWLLGLWPGFLFGVLCFVINLVLLNVAGEPGWEILFHSAGGVMGTALLPVLGAAAGRVGDLVRQAERELSGRQHAEDQIRRMALLLDTAPNSITVHDLDGRFLFANQRALDLHGYERDEFMALNLHQLDVPASEKLFGPRTQALLERGEATFEVDHFRKDGSVLPLEISARVTTWGGAKAILNVATDISERKRAESALKAHEQHLLSIYDTVGDVIFQLAVEGEDRYRFSDVNRAFLAVTGLTAAQVIGQPLDAVIPQPSLGMVLEKYAAAIREKNVVRWEETSAYPTGTLVGDVSIAPLFDEAGQCNYLVGAVHDITERKRAEQALKDSERKYRSLVDVARDIVFSVETDGRISSVNPAFEALTQWPPAEWVGQPFASLIHPDDLPRVAEYFRRGMAGETPPVFETRIRTQAGPYLDLELSTAPHWEHGTIVGAIGIARDLTARKRTEAALSESRAQLAGIIATAMDAIITVDVDQRIVGFNAAAEKMFGHPAAAALGQPLALLVPQGFRAAHAGQFDGFVNDGITMRAMNELPTLAGVRANGEEFPVEISISGVEIAGRKLYTAIARDITERQRVEAALRASEERYRLLVETLPDGVIVHSQGRVVFANPSSAALIGAASPAELAGKPVMEFVHPDYRALVLKRIQQSLSDGVPLPTMEEKFVRLDGTPIDVEVSAMPFAYAGKPAMLTVFNDITGRKRAEQALAASEAELRALFASMRDVVLVIDREGIYRKIGPTAPAVWYIPPHELLGKRLHDVFPSEQADVFRTVVQQVLDTKQTTQIEYELSGNPGVWFESSIAPMDEEQTLWVARDITARRQSEEQMRHRMAELEALHTVSAALRSAETIDEALPILLDEMLAALETDAGAIWLYHGDSGELRVSVERGWFAPLGKTPMKPGEGIAGTVFASGQAHLSADFLNDPLSRATTHEQVPAGWGGVCLPIRTGATSVGVLFVSKPAAHPLTAEQVKLLESLAEMAGAALHRMRLHEETVQQVAQLKALHTVSVALRMAQTSDDALTILFDETLAVLDTDAGAIWLYHADSGYLRPAINRGWFQELVTMPLKPGEGIAGAIFASGQTYSTADFRSDPRARADNYERIPPVRSVAGLPLRSGSEAVGVLFIALPPQRSFTAEQLALLESLAEMSGAALHRMRLHEETVRHLNQLQALHDIDLAIKASMDLRITLDILLGHVTSQLQVDCAAVLLLDPYAQTLAYASGRGFRTYYAQAARIRVGEDFAGRAVQERRMMHVTDVIATAANAHFVTLWQQEGLAAYYGVPLIAKGQVKGVLEVFHRTPLAPDPLWLEFLETLAGQAAIAIDNAQLFDNLQRSNLDLSLAYDATIEGWSRALDLRDKETEGHTQRVTALALRLARSMGLGDSELMHMQRGALLHDIGKMGVPDSILLKPGALSEREWQVMRKHPDYAREMLAPIAYLRPAIDIPYCHHEKWDGTGYPRGLKGEQIPLTARIFAVVDVWDALRSDRPYRSGWPDAETLAYVRAEAGTHFDPRVVQTFLALMAQSDDGADLNAP; translated from the coding sequence ATGACGAAACCGAACGTTGAGTACGCTCCCGCGCCTGACGAACTACAGGCTGCCGCGGCCGGTGCGGCGCGGCGCGGCTGGTTCAACGCCACATCGCGCCGGGCGCAGATGGCGGCCGCACTGGCGGCTTTCGCCCTCTACGCGCTCGCTTTCTTCGCGACTTATCCTCTGCTGGGGTCGGCGGCGACCTCGTTGTCTGCTCTGCCGGTGATCGTGGCGGGGTGGCTTCTCGGTTTGTGGCCCGGCTTTCTGTTTGGCGTGCTCTGCTTTGTTATCAATCTGGTTCTACTCAACGTCGCTGGAGAGCCCGGCTGGGAGATTCTGTTCCACAGCGCCGGCGGCGTGATGGGAACGGCGCTCCTGCCGGTGCTTGGCGCCGCGGCCGGGCGCGTGGGCGACCTGGTGCGACAGGCCGAGCGTGAACTATCCGGGCGCCAACATGCGGAGGACCAAATCCGCCGAATGGCGCTGCTGCTCGACACGGCGCCCAATTCCATTACCGTGCATGACCTGGATGGGCGTTTCCTGTTTGCCAACCAGCGGGCGCTGGATCTGCACGGCTATGAGCGGGACGAGTTTATGGCGCTCAATCTGCACCAACTCGATGTGCCCGCCAGTGAGAAACTGTTCGGTCCGCGCACGCAGGCGCTGCTCGAGCGCGGTGAAGCGACCTTCGAAGTCGACCACTTTCGCAAAGACGGCTCGGTCCTGCCGCTGGAAATCAGCGCCCGGGTCACTACCTGGGGCGGCGCAAAAGCCATCCTCAACGTCGCCACCGACATCAGCGAACGCAAGCGGGCAGAGAGCGCCCTGAAGGCACATGAGCAGCATCTTCTTTCCATCTACGATACGGTCGGGGATGTCATCTTCCAGCTCGCCGTCGAAGGCGAGGATCGCTACCGATTTTCCGACGTTAACCGGGCGTTCCTGGCCGTGACCGGCTTGACGGCCGCACAGGTGATCGGCCAGCCGCTCGATGCAGTCATCCCGCAACCTTCGTTGGGCATGGTGTTGGAGAAATATGCCGCAGCCATTCGGGAGAAGAACGTTGTGCGCTGGGAGGAGACCTCCGCGTACCCGACCGGCACACTGGTCGGGGACGTCAGCATCGCGCCGCTCTTTGATGAGGCCGGTCAATGCAACTACCTGGTCGGCGCCGTGCATGACATCACCGAGCGCAAGAGGGCGGAGCAGGCGCTGAAGGATTCGGAACGGAAGTATCGCTCCCTGGTGGACGTGGCGCGCGACATTGTCTTCAGCGTTGAGACGGATGGCCGCATATCCTCGGTGAATCCGGCCTTTGAGGCGCTTACACAGTGGCCGCCGGCCGAATGGGTCGGCCAACCATTCGCATCGCTGATTCACCCGGATGACCTGCCGCGTGTGGCCGAGTATTTCCGTCGCGGCATGGCGGGTGAAACACCGCCGGTCTTTGAAACACGCATTCGCACGCAGGCGGGCCCGTATCTGGATTTGGAACTCAGTACGGCGCCGCACTGGGAGCATGGGACCATCGTCGGCGCGATCGGTATCGCTCGCGACCTCACCGCCCGCAAGCGCACGGAAGCGGCGTTATCGGAAAGCCGCGCGCAGTTGGCCGGCATTATCGCGACGGCGATGGATGCGATCATTACCGTCGACGTGGACCAGCGCATCGTTGGCTTTAACGCCGCCGCCGAGAAGATGTTCGGCCACCCGGCGGCGGCGGCCCTCGGGCAGCCGCTCGCCCTGCTTGTTCCCCAGGGCTTTCGCGCGGCCCATGCCGGACAGTTCGACGGCTTTGTCAACGATGGCATAACAATGCGCGCCATGAACGAACTGCCCACACTCGCCGGCGTCCGCGCGAACGGAGAGGAATTTCCGGTCGAGATTTCGATCTCCGGCGTCGAGATAGCCGGCAGGAAACTCTACACGGCCATTGCGCGCGACATCACCGAGCGCCAGCGGGTGGAAGCGGCGTTGCGTGCGAGCGAAGAACGTTACCGCCTGTTGGTGGAGACCTTGCCCGATGGCGTGATCGTCCACAGCCAGGGGCGCGTCGTCTTTGCGAACCCGTCAAGCGCCGCCCTCATCGGCGCCGCCAGCCCCGCTGAGCTAGCCGGAAAGCCGGTTATGGAGTTTGTGCACCCTGACTACCGGGCACTGGTCTTGAAACGCATTCAGCAGTCGCTGAGCGACGGTGTGCCTCTTCCCACCATGGAAGAAAAATTCGTGCGGCTCGACGGAACACCGATTGACGTTGAGGTTTCCGCCATGCCGTTTGCCTACGCCGGCAAACCGGCCATGCTCACGGTCTTCAATGACATTACCGGACGCAAACGGGCGGAGCAGGCGCTGGCTGCGTCGGAAGCCGAGTTGCGCGCCCTGTTTGCCTCGATGCGTGACGTGGTGCTGGTCATTGACCGCGAGGGCATCTATCGCAAGATCGGCCCCACCGCCCCCGCGGTCTGGTATATACCCCCGCACGAATTGCTGGGCAAACGGCTGCACGATGTCTTCCCGTCCGAACAGGCTGACGTCTTTCGCACGGTTGTACAACAGGTGCTGGATACGAAACAAACCACGCAGATCGAATATGAACTCAGCGGCAACCCGGGCGTGTGGTTCGAATCATCCATCGCGCCGATGGACGAGGAGCAGACGCTGTGGGTGGCCCGCGACATCACGGCGCGCCGGCAGAGCGAGGAACAGATGCGCCACCGCATGGCGGAACTGGAAGCGCTGCACACCGTCTCCGCGGCACTGCGTAGCGCCGAAACCATCGACGAGGCGCTGCCGATTCTATTGGACGAAATGCTGGCCGCGCTGGAAACCGACGCCGGCGCCATCTGGCTCTATCACGGCGATAGCGGCGAACTGCGCGTTTCCGTCGAACGCGGCTGGTTTGCGCCGCTGGGCAAAACACCGATGAAACCCGGCGAAGGCATTGCTGGAACGGTCTTTGCCAGCGGACAAGCGCACCTCAGTGCCGACTTCTTAAACGATCCGCTCTCCCGCGCCACGACCCATGAGCAGGTGCCGGCCGGCTGGGGCGGCGTGTGCCTGCCGATCCGCACCGGCGCAACGTCGGTCGGGGTGTTGTTCGTATCGAAGCCGGCCGCGCACCCGCTCACGGCGGAGCAAGTCAAATTGCTCGAGTCGCTGGCCGAGATGGCCGGCGCGGCCCTGCACCGCATGCGCCTGCACGAGGAGACCGTGCAGCAGGTGGCGCAACTGAAGGCGTTGCACACCGTCTCGGTTGCCCTGCGCATGGCGCAGACCAGCGACGACGCGCTGACGATCCTGTTTGACGAAACGCTGGCTGTGCTGGACACGGACGCCGGCGCGATCTGGCTCTATCACGCCGATAGCGGCTATCTGCGCCCTGCCATCAACCGCGGCTGGTTCCAGGAGCTCGTGACGATGCCGCTGAAACCGGGCGAGGGGATCGCCGGTGCGATCTTTGCCAGCGGTCAGACCTATTCCACCGCCGACTTTCGGAGTGACCCCCGCGCACGCGCCGATAACTACGAACGGATACCGCCCGTCCGCAGCGTCGCCGGTCTGCCGCTGCGCAGCGGCAGCGAGGCGGTGGGGGTGCTGTTCATCGCGTTGCCGCCACAACGTTCCTTCACGGCTGAACAACTGGCGCTGCTCGAATCACTGGCCGAGATGAGCGGAGCCGCCCTGCACCGCATGCGCCTGCACGAAGAGACCGTGCGCCATCTCAACCAATTGCAGGCGCTGCACGATATTGACCTCGCCATCAAGGCCAGCATGGACCTACGCATCACGCTCGACATCCTGCTCGGGCATGTCACCTCGCAACTGCAGGTGGACTGCGCCGCCGTGTTGCTGCTCGATCCCTACGCCCAGACGCTGGCATACGCCAGCGGGCGCGGCTTTCGCACGTACTACGCGCAGGCGGCGCGCATCCGCGTCGGCGAGGACTTCGCCGGCCGCGCCGTGCAGGAGCGACGCATGATGCATGTAACCGATGTCATAGCCACAGCGGCGAATGCCCACTTTGTAACGCTGTGGCAGCAGGAAGGCCTGGCCGCTTACTACGGCGTGCCGCTGATCGCCAAAGGGCAAGTGAAAGGCGTGCTGGAAGTGTTCCACCGCACGCCGCTGGCCCCCGACCCGCTTTGGCTGGAGTTTCTTGAAACGCTCGCCGGACAGGCGGCGATTGCCATTGACAATGCGCAGCTCTTCGACAACCTGCAACGCTCGAATCTGGACCTCTCGCTCGCCTACGACGCCACGATCGAAGGCTGGTCGCGGGCGCTCGATCTGCGCGACAAGGAGACTGAGGGGCACACCCAGCGGGTGACCGCTTTGGCGCTACGCCTGGCGCGCTCGATGGGTTTGGGCGATAGTGAACTGATGCACATGCAGCGCGGCGCGCTGCTGCACGACATCGGCAAGATGGGCGTGCCGGACAGCATCCTGCTCAAGCCGGGAGCGCTGAGCGAGAGGGAGTGGCAGGTCATGCGCAAACACCCGGACTATGCGCGCGAGATGCTGGCGCCGATCGCTTACCTGCGGCCGGCGATCGACATCCCGTACTGTCATCACGAGAAGTGGGACGGCACGGGTTACCCGCGCGGTCTCAAAGGCGAGCAGATACCGCTGACGGCGCGCATCTTCGCGGTGGTGGACGTGTGGGATGCGCTGCGCTCCGACCGCCCGTACCGCAGCGGTTGGCCGGACGCTGAGACGCTGGCCTATGTCCGCGCCGAGGCGGGGACGCACTTCGACCCGCGGGTCGTGCAGACGTTCCTGGCGCTGATGGCGCAGAGCGATGACGGCGCGGACTTGAACGCGCCCTGA
- the lipB gene encoding lipoyl(octanoyl) transferase LipB, with product MNWAYLGLIPFRDALELQKRLVALRKAGRIDDTLLLLQHPPVITLGVRGRDEHVLAPRAWLAQQGVEVVRTERGGDVTYHGPGQLVGYPIIDLAGYRKDVGWYVSTIASVIVDVLAEIGVSGVYEPSTPGVWVGNDKVAAIGARIEGWVTYHGFGLNVAPDMAHWQWIVPCGIPDRGVTSIAQLSGRAVNVNDMLEPVVRGFGRAFGVAMRELSPGELEAKEYLASSLRSDIILRAGE from the coding sequence GTGAACTGGGCTTACCTCGGGCTGATTCCCTTCCGCGACGCGCTCGAACTGCAGAAGCGGCTGGTGGCGCTGCGCAAGGCCGGACGGATTGACGACACGCTGCTGCTGCTCCAGCACCCGCCGGTCATCACGCTGGGCGTGCGCGGCCGCGACGAGCATGTGCTGGCGCCGCGCGCATGGCTCGCCCAACAGGGCGTGGAGGTGGTGCGCACCGAGCGCGGCGGCGACGTGACGTACCATGGGCCCGGGCAGTTGGTCGGCTACCCGATCATTGACCTGGCCGGCTATCGCAAAGATGTGGGGTGGTATGTGTCGACGATCGCATCCGTGATTGTCGACGTGCTGGCCGAGATCGGTGTGTCCGGCGTCTACGAACCGAGCACCCCGGGCGTCTGGGTCGGCAACGACAAAGTGGCGGCGATCGGTGCGCGCATCGAGGGGTGGGTGACTTATCACGGCTTCGGGTTGAACGTGGCCCCGGATATGGCTCACTGGCAATGGATTGTGCCGTGTGGTATTCCTGACCGCGGCGTGACATCGATCGCCCAACTGAGCGGGCGCGCCGTGAACGTGAATGACATGCTCGAGCCGGTCGTGCGCGGTTTCGGGCGCGCCTTTGGCGTCGCCATGCGCGAACTGTCGCCCGGCGAGCTTGAAGCAAAGGAGTATTTGGCGTCATCGCTGCGCTCTGATATAATTCTTCGTGCCGGGGAGTAG
- a CDS encoding methionyl-tRNA formyltransferase has product MTRVIFMGTPDFAVPALRVLCAATTVVGVYTQPDRPSGRGRKVEASPVKREAEARGFAVFQPKSLRPAAIVEALRALQPDLIVVAAYGLILPQSVLDIPPLHCINIHASLLPKYRGASPITHAILNGERETGITLMQMEAGLDTGPIIAQRTVPIDTADTTGALEARLSVTGAELLAQTLPAWIARTITPVPQDHAAATLTRLINKADGLIDWSAPAAQIALKVRAYTPWPGAVTTWNGETIKIVRAAAAAERGEPGRVTVRGGSVLVGTGEGSLRLHVVQPAGKRAMDAESFVRGRPQFAGASLGGAA; this is encoded by the coding sequence ATGACTCGAGTGATCTTTATGGGCACGCCCGATTTTGCCGTGCCTGCCCTGCGCGTGTTGTGCGCGGCGACCACCGTCGTCGGCGTGTATACGCAGCCTGACCGGCCGTCCGGACGCGGGCGCAAAGTCGAGGCGTCGCCCGTCAAACGCGAGGCGGAGGCGCGCGGCTTCGCGGTGTTCCAGCCCAAGTCGCTGCGCCCGGCGGCGATCGTGGAGGCGCTGCGCGCGCTCCAGCCCGACCTGATCGTGGTGGCGGCCTACGGCCTGATTCTGCCGCAGAGCGTGCTGGATATCCCGCCGCTCCACTGTATCAACATCCACGCGTCGCTGCTGCCGAAGTATCGGGGCGCGTCGCCGATCACCCACGCGATACTGAACGGCGAGCGCGAAACCGGCATCACGCTGATGCAGATGGAGGCCGGGCTTGATACCGGGCCGATCATCGCGCAGCGCACGGTTCCGATTGATACCGCCGACACGACCGGCGCGCTGGAAGCCAGGCTCAGCGTGACGGGCGCAGAGTTGCTGGCGCAGACCCTTCCCGCCTGGATCGCACGAACGATCACGCCGGTTCCGCAGGACCATGCAGCAGCTACGCTGACGCGCCTGATCAACAAGGCAGACGGCCTGATTGACTGGAGCGCGCCCGCGGCGCAGATCGCGCTGAAAGTGCGCGCGTATACGCCGTGGCCCGGAGCGGTGACGACGTGGAACGGCGAGACGATCAAGATCGTTCGCGCCGCGGCGGCCGCCGAGCGCGGCGAGCCGGGGCGTGTGACGGTGCGCGGCGGTTCGGTGCTGGTTGGAACCGGCGAGGGAAGCCTGCGATTGCACGTGGTACAGCCGGCCGGCAAGCGCGCGATGGATGCGGAGTCGTTTGTGCGCGGCCGCCCGCAATTTGCCGGCGCATCGCTGGGCGGAGCCGCGTGA
- a CDS encoding zinc ribbon domain-containing protein, translating to MPRITCENCGARRRSGEAFCPHCGWHAAGESARQVVIAPPRAVAPYRLDRAVMIGGATTVGLSAAWLAVRWIAPRIASALADRLRPPRVPAIRPQAPASGDEMRVEMVVWSRRIFTRRK from the coding sequence ATGCCGCGCATAACGTGCGAGAATTGCGGCGCCCGGCGGCGCTCCGGCGAGGCGTTCTGCCCACACTGCGGCTGGCATGCCGCGGGTGAGTCCGCGCGGCAGGTCGTCATTGCGCCGCCACGCGCCGTGGCGCCGTATCGGCTGGACCGCGCCGTGATGATCGGTGGCGCGACAACGGTCGGTCTGAGCGCGGCGTGGCTGGCGGTGCGCTGGATTGCGCCGCGCATCGCCAGTGCGCTCGCCGATCGGCTGCGCCCGCCGCGCGTGCCGGCCATCCGTCCGCAAGCGCCCGCGTCCGGCGACGAGATGCGCGTCGAGATGGTCGTCTGGTCGCGGCGCATCTTCACTCGCCGCAAATAG
- the ilvE gene encoding branched-chain-amino-acid transaminase — MSNASANPKYLWSDGNLVEWEKAIVHITDLEWVGTSSVFEGIKTYRNPEDDRSYIFRLEDHMRRFDDSMRLMGMKPKWNAQQLTEEVLKLTRANGVKDDQYIRPFAYLDHGSATELDRSSHILITNKPFKSTLKTGRVTSAAISSWTRISDNVMPPRVKAEANYRNSQLAFSEARRNGYDEAILLNDRHTVAEGAWACVMIVKRGRVITPPVTAGVLESITRYAMLQMFEEQLGTKCEEREIDRTELYLADEMFLCGTGYEVTPVTSVDRFTVGDGQIGPLTARMIDLYHDVVRGLDAPYDAWRMAI; from the coding sequence ATGTCGAATGCGTCCGCAAATCCCAAGTATCTTTGGTCGGATGGCAATCTGGTGGAGTGGGAAAAGGCGATCGTGCATATCACCGATCTGGAGTGGGTCGGCACCAGCTCGGTCTTTGAGGGCATCAAGACATACCGTAACCCGGAGGATGACCGCTCGTACATCTTCCGCCTGGAAGACCACATGCGTCGCTTCGACGACTCGATGCGGCTGATGGGCATGAAGCCGAAATGGAACGCGCAGCAACTGACCGAGGAAGTCCTCAAGCTGACGCGCGCCAACGGCGTCAAAGACGACCAGTACATCCGGCCGTTCGCGTATCTCGACCACGGCAGCGCAACGGAGCTTGACCGTTCTTCGCATATCCTGATCACCAACAAGCCGTTCAAGTCGACGCTGAAGACCGGCCGTGTCACCTCCGCCGCTATTTCGTCGTGGACGCGCATCTCGGACAACGTGATGCCGCCGCGCGTGAAGGCCGAGGCGAACTACCGCAACAGCCAGTTGGCCTTCAGCGAGGCGCGCCGCAACGGCTACGACGAGGCGATTCTGCTGAACGACCGCCACACGGTCGCCGAAGGCGCGTGGGCCTGCGTCATGATCGTCAAGCGCGGGCGGGTAATCACGCCGCCAGTCACGGCCGGCGTGCTGGAAAGCATCACGCGCTACGCGATGCTGCAGATGTTCGAAGAGCAACTCGGTACGAAGTGTGAGGAGCGTGAAATCGACCGCACCGAATTGTACCTGGCCGACGAGATGTTCCTGTGCGGCACCGGCTACGAGGTGACGCCGGTCACGTCGGTGGACCGCTTCACGGTCGGCGATGGACAGATCGGGCCGCTGACGGCTCGGATGATCGACCTGTACCACGACGTCGTGCGCGGCTTGGATGCGCCGTACGATGCGTGGCGTATGGCCATCTAG
- a CDS encoding mucoidy inhibitor MuiA family protein — protein MVDINSAIVEVTLFPDRARVTRRGQLTLEPGVHRIVFSDLPLSLDTDSVRAAGRGTAVASLLGVDTRSTYFSETPAANARDLEKQIEALTQIDAELTNRTSVAEVNIAFVKKLADQSAEQLARGLALGRAQIGQGDDLVSFVSRQMAQGQATLRELAVMRRDNQREIDRLKKELERVQSAQPRERYEASVEVSVQKAGDLTVELIYMLDDASWAALYDVRASGTEGDGAALSLAYLAEITQNTSEEWKDVTLTLSTARPALATIRPGLTPWYLDIYMPRPMSAKRAMPPGFAMAAAPAPMMQADMMVSGAGAPEAEMEAPQAVVDSEGAAVTYRLAQTVSVPSDGTPHKVTISTIELKPRMDYISVPKLTESAFRRAKVTNASEYTILPGRANLFLDGDFIGSTNLKLVAPNEEFELALGVDDRIFVKRKLVTRDVDKAFIIGDRRRLRVGYEIELRNLRTVKSALDVRDQLPVPRNEQIKVKLESADPRPGEQTDLGELKWLLALAPNEKKFLRFEFTIEHPAQQTVEGLP, from the coding sequence ATGGTGGACATCAACTCAGCAATCGTCGAGGTTACGCTGTTTCCCGACCGCGCGCGCGTCACACGGCGCGGCCAGCTCACGCTGGAACCGGGCGTGCATCGCATCGTCTTTTCTGATCTGCCGCTGTCGCTGGATACCGACTCGGTGCGCGCCGCCGGGCGCGGCACGGCGGTCGCGTCGCTGCTCGGCGTCGACACGCGCAGCACCTACTTCAGCGAAACGCCCGCCGCCAACGCGCGCGACCTCGAAAAGCAGATTGAGGCACTGACACAGATCGACGCGGAGTTGACCAATCGCACGTCGGTCGCCGAGGTTAATATTGCGTTCGTCAAGAAGCTGGCCGACCAGTCGGCCGAGCAACTCGCGCGCGGGCTGGCGCTCGGCCGCGCGCAGATCGGCCAGGGCGACGACCTCGTTTCGTTCGTCTCGCGCCAGATGGCACAGGGCCAGGCCACGCTGCGCGAACTGGCCGTCATGCGGCGCGACAACCAGCGTGAGATCGACCGGCTGAAGAAAGAACTGGAGCGCGTGCAGTCCGCACAGCCGCGCGAGCGTTACGAGGCCAGCGTTGAGGTGAGCGTCCAGAAAGCCGGCGACCTGACGGTCGAACTGATCTATATGCTCGACGACGCCTCGTGGGCTGCGCTGTACGACGTGCGCGCATCGGGCACGGAAGGTGACGGCGCGGCGCTGTCGCTCGCCTACCTGGCCGAGATCACCCAGAATACCAGCGAAGAGTGGAAAGACGTGACGCTTACGCTATCCACCGCGCGCCCGGCGCTCGCGACCATCCGGCCCGGACTGACGCCGTGGTACCTGGACATCTACATGCCGCGCCCGATGTCCGCCAAACGGGCGATGCCGCCCGGTTTCGCCATGGCTGCCGCGCCCGCCCCAATGATGCAAGCTGATATGATGGTCAGCGGCGCGGGCGCACCCGAGGCCGAAATGGAAGCGCCGCAAGCGGTCGTCGACAGCGAGGGCGCAGCCGTCACCTACCGGCTGGCGCAGACGGTCAGCGTGCCGAGCGACGGCACGCCGCACAAAGTCACGATCAGCACGATTGAACTCAAGCCGCGCATGGACTACATCAGCGTGCCGAAACTGACCGAGTCCGCTTTCCGCCGCGCCAAAGTCACCAATGCCAGTGAGTACACGATACTGCCCGGCCGCGCCAATCTGTTCCTGGACGGCGATTTCATTGGCAGCACAAACCTGAAACTCGTCGCCCCGAACGAGGAGTTCGAGCTTGCGCTTGGCGTGGACGACCGCATATTCGTCAAGCGCAAGTTGGTCACGCGCGACGTGGACAAGGCGTTCATCATCGGCGACCGCCGCCGACTGCGCGTCGGCTACGAGATTGAGTTGCGCAATCTGCGCACCGTCAAGTCCGCGCTCGACGTGCGCGACCAACTTCCGGTGCCGCGCAACGAGCAGATCAAGGTCAAGCTGGAAAGCGCCGACCCGCGCCCCGGCGAGCAGACTGACCTGGGTGAGCTGAAATGGCTGCTGGCGCTCGCGCCCAACGAGAAGAAGTTCCTGCGCTTCGAGTTCACGATCGAGCACCCGGCCCAGCAGACGGTCGAAGGGCTGCCGTAG
- a CDS encoding tyrosine--tRNA ligase, whose translation MRPVDEQMQTLMRGVDFGDAHTHKVMEGELRARLAENRPLRVYCGFDPTGPDLHFGHTVPMRKMRQFQDLGHAVTFLIGTFTGLIGDPSGKDKARPQQTSEQVAQNEKDWLDQVFKILDREKTIIRRNGDWLGKLTFGDVINLASNFTVQQFLERESFDKRFRNGDPIWIHEFFYALMQGYDAVAMDTDVQIGGTEQLFNLMVGRKLQEVHGQRPQVALTFPILTGTDGTQRMGKSLGNYVGINEAAEVIYGKTMSIPDTSMRSWMDLLTRWSPADIAAIEAEVAGGRLHPRDAKMKLAREMVSIFHNDAAAQAAEEHFKRVYQERAQPIEMPEYTLAAPTGIVDLILAAGLAVSKSEARRLIQQNAVRLDDQTVASIEQVVAPKDGMVLNVGKHKFLRLRA comes from the coding sequence ATGCGACCTGTTGACGAGCAGATGCAAACCTTGATGCGCGGCGTCGATTTCGGCGACGCGCACACGCACAAGGTCATGGAAGGCGAGTTGCGCGCGCGCCTGGCCGAGAACCGCCCGCTGCGCGTCTACTGCGGCTTCGACCCGACCGGACCCGACCTGCATTTCGGCCACACGGTGCCGATGCGCAAGATGCGCCAGTTCCAGGATCTCGGACACGCGGTGACCTTTCTGATCGGGACGTTCACCGGTCTGATCGGCGACCCGAGCGGCAAGGATAAGGCGCGTCCGCAGCAAACGTCGGAACAGGTGGCGCAGAACGAAAAAGACTGGCTCGACCAGGTCTTCAAGATCCTCGACCGCGAAAAAACGATCATTCGACGCAACGGCGACTGGCTCGGCAAACTCACCTTCGGCGACGTTATCAACCTGGCGTCCAACTTCACGGTGCAGCAGTTCCTGGAGCGCGAGTCGTTCGACAAGCGCTTCCGCAACGGCGACCCGATCTGGATTCACGAGTTCTTCTACGCGCTCATGCAGGGCTACGACGCCGTGGCGATGGATACTGACGTGCAGATCGGCGGCACCGAGCAGTTGTTCAACCTGATGGTCGGCCGCAAACTGCAGGAAGTGCACGGCCAGCGCCCGCAAGTCGCGCTGACGTTCCCGATCCTGACTGGCACCGACGGCACACAGCGCATGGGCAAGAGCCTGGGCAACTACGTTGGCATCAACGAGGCGGCCGAGGTCATCTACGGCAAGACGATGAGCATTCCGGACACATCGATGCGCTCATGGATGGACCTGCTGACCCGTTGGTCGCCGGCCGATATCGCCGCGATCGAGGCGGAGGTCGCCGGCGGCCGCCTGCACCCGCGCGACGCCAAGATGAAGCTGGCACGCGAAATGGTGTCGATCTTCCACAACGACGCAGCGGCCCAGGCGGCCGAGGAGCATTTCAAACGCGTCTACCAGGAGCGCGCGCAGCCAATAGAAATGCCCGAATACACGCTCGCCGCGCCGACCGGCATCGTGGACCTGATTTTGGCCGCCGGGCTTGCGGTCAGCAAGAGCGAGGCGCGCCGCCTGATCCAGCAGAACGCCGTGCGGCTCGATGACCAGACGGTTGCCAGCATCGAACAGGTCGTCGCGCCCAAGGACGGCATGGTGCTCAACGTTGGCAAGCACAAGTTTCTGCGCCTGCGGGCGTAG